From the genome of Rhodobacteraceae bacterium Araon29, one region includes:
- a CDS encoding histidine kinase, whose protein sequence is MLLRGILSKIIGLLLLFNLALWSFIFFTEDTAYLEITNKRDRLYERAVMYRKLITPLFEDQSLSEFERKLAIEGLLRDSELAGIGKVVVKRFSDLKLAESFEYFNGQKPIKLVPISVQELAPEPAAEFEVEKNRFDPFEYLFTFYKNFVDLQLITDPIVPIRARFSMQYHLIDSGQDAYELKYLAPIKIARKTVATLEVRDSYFLRESYMGKNKSRLTILAGLSALTLVLGVFLALSIAFPIRSLSKRLNRKLKAETVSEQLNDFRIKRFEHRKDEIGFLYRNLVTLNGQLSKLFSDKERFAADVSHELKNPLAAIIAHVENARTETTNTEQSAKGFEAIHDQAVRMNKLISEISEAAIVDHDLVATKREKFNLSELVQDLTGHFETEAEREGVKLVADLQSNVKLTGLPDRIAQVVINLVENAISFSKPNGEVYVELKKSWRRGISISVSDTGPGVPDDLHDKIFGRFFSARSGAAEKPNSSGLGLYICKQVIEAHGGSITHANGSPLSGATFTVRF, encoded by the coding sequence ATGTTGTTGCGCGGCATTCTATCCAAAATCATTGGTTTACTGCTGCTGTTTAACCTTGCGCTTTGGAGCTTTATATTTTTCACAGAAGACACCGCCTATCTTGAGATTACCAACAAACGCGACCGGCTTTATGAACGTGCCGTAATGTACCGGAAACTGATTACCCCGCTTTTTGAAGATCAGTCACTTTCCGAGTTTGAGCGCAAATTGGCCATCGAAGGCTTGCTGCGCGACAGTGAACTGGCGGGCATTGGCAAAGTGGTGGTGAAACGATTTTCAGACCTAAAATTGGCGGAAAGTTTTGAATATTTCAACGGTCAGAAACCAATCAAGCTGGTGCCGATTTCAGTTCAAGAGCTGGCACCTGAACCAGCGGCGGAATTCGAAGTGGAAAAAAACAGGTTTGATCCGTTTGAATACTTGTTCACCTTTTATAAAAACTTTGTCGACCTGCAATTGATCACGGACCCGATTGTCCCGATCAGGGCAAGGTTTTCGATGCAGTATCATCTGATTGATAGCGGCCAGGATGCCTATGAGCTTAAATATCTTGCTCCGATTAAAATTGCGCGCAAAACAGTCGCCACGCTTGAGGTTCGCGACAGTTATTTTCTGCGCGAAAGCTATATGGGCAAAAACAAATCTCGGCTGACCATATTGGCCGGCCTCTCGGCGCTCACTTTGGTGTTGGGAGTGTTCTTGGCCCTATCAATCGCCTTTCCCATTCGCAGCCTTTCCAAACGGCTTAACCGCAAACTCAAAGCCGAAACAGTGTCTGAACAGTTAAACGATTTTCGGATCAAACGGTTCGAGCACCGTAAGGACGAAATTGGCTTTCTCTATCGGAATCTGGTTACACTGAATGGGCAATTGTCCAAACTGTTTTCCGATAAAGAGCGCTTTGCAGCCGATGTATCGCATGAACTGAAAAATCCACTAGCTGCAATCATTGCGCATGTTGAAAATGCCCGTACAGAGACAACAAATACAGAGCAATCTGCAAAAGGCTTTGAGGCCATTCATGACCAAGCAGTGCGGATGAACAAACTAATCTCGGAAATATCTGAAGCCGCCATCGTCGACCATGATCTGGTGGCCACCAAACGCGAGAAATTCAATCTTTCCGAACTGGTGCAGGATCTCACCGGCCATTTCGAAACCGAGGCCGAGCGCGAAGGCGTTAAACTGGTCGCTGATCTGCAGTCGAACGTCAAATTAACGGGCCTTCCTGACCGTATTGCGCAGGTGGTTATCAATCTAGTGGAAAACGCGATTAGCTTTTCCAAGCCAAATGGTGAGGTCTATGTAGAGTTGAAAAAATCTTGGCGCCGGGGCATTTCAATATCTGTTTCCGATACAGGCCCCGGTGTGCCAGACGATTTGCACGACAAAATATTTGGGCGGTTTTTTAGCGCCCGAAGTGGGGCAGCTGAAAAACCAAATAGTTCCGGCTTGGGGCTATATATTTGCAAGCAAGTGATTGAAGCCCACG
- a CDS encoding response regulator: protein MPHIVIVDDEEDILSPLKQMLTSESHHVDAFSSGRAALDYFQTKTADLAIFDIKMPQMDGYELLKSVRQLHPNIPVIFLSSKADEQDQIIGFTLGADDYVTKPFSKHLLLFRVAAVLRRHVATDSGSLLKPVTCGPLHIDEDRHLVTWKEAPIDLTVTECLLLLSLARRPGSVKNRQQLMDAAYQEAIYVSDRTIDSHIRNIRQKLKASDPKCDVIATVHGLGYKLKI from the coding sequence ATGCCGCATATTGTAATTGTCGATGATGAAGAAGACATCCTGTCCCCGCTTAAACAGATGTTGACCAGCGAAAGCCATCATGTTGATGCGTTTTCTTCGGGGCGTGCGGCGCTTGATTATTTTCAAACTAAAACCGCAGATTTGGCGATATTTGATATTAAAATGCCCCAAATGGATGGCTATGAGCTGCTCAAATCCGTGCGGCAGTTACATCCAAATATTCCAGTTATCTTTTTGTCATCAAAAGCTGATGAACAGGATCAGATCATTGGCTTTACGCTTGGCGCGGATGATTATGTCACCAAGCCCTTTAGCAAACATCTTTTGTTATTTCGGGTGGCTGCCGTACTGCGCCGGCACGTTGCAACCGACAGCGGCAGCTTGCTTAAACCTGTCACCTGCGGCCCTCTTCATATTGATGAAGACCGGCATTTGGTCACGTGGAAAGAGGCGCCGATTGATCTCACTGTAACCGAATGCCTGCTGCTTTTATCCTTGGCCCGCCGTCCCGGGTCGGTCAAAAACCGCCAACAGCTGATGGACGCTGCCTATCAGGAAGCGATTTATGTCAGTGACCGAACCATCGACAGCCATATCCGCAATATTCGCCAGAAACTCAAAGCCTCAGATCCCAAATGTGACGTGATCGCAACGGTGCATGGGCTTGGCTATAAGCTCAAGATCTGA
- the htpG gene encoding molecular chaperone HtpG: MTVQTREFEADTGKILNIVINSLYSNKEIFLRELLSNASDAINKRQYLGQVDGALLHSGDSGIGIKINKKAKTIEISDTGIGLDDSDLTEALGTIARSGTKAFIERLEEAKDKKDEKLNLIGQFGVGFYSSFMVADKVEVISRKAGTEQSFLWSSDGQSGYSIASETSRETAGTTVILHLKKDAKEYIEDARIKTLIKKYSDHIPHPITLTGTDGESAVVNSAEAIWTKSPKDISAEDYTQFYQSNSGNFDTPFITIHNKSEGSLEFTNLLFIPNQAPFDLFEPERKTKLQLYINRVFITSDLGDLLPQWLRFVRGIIDTPSLDLNVSREILQHSPTLAKIKKAITKKVMSELEKKLKKDPESFDAFWQTFGRVIKEGLYEDHDNRDRLLKISRLYSHKQDKFVTLQEYVDQMAENQKSIYYLASENLTSAKRSPHLEGFAENGIDVLLLTDPIDEFWVSMVPNFSDKPLTSISREKVDLSEFSESEQTPESKASEETYSDLVQKTKDILGEAVSDIRMSSTLTSSPARLVAGEGGLDFNLERILKAQNPDYQGTAKVLELNPSHPLIEKMNAALETNVDVVADTAQILLQQARILDGELPDDPGEFAKQMTNVMLNAL; the protein is encoded by the coding sequence ATGACTGTTCAGACAAGAGAATTCGAAGCAGATACCGGTAAAATTCTCAATATCGTTATTAATTCTCTGTATTCAAACAAAGAAATTTTTCTGCGCGAATTGCTTTCCAATGCATCCGACGCGATCAACAAAAGACAGTATTTAGGTCAAGTCGATGGCGCTTTGCTACACAGCGGTGACAGTGGAATTGGCATTAAAATAAATAAAAAAGCCAAAACTATAGAAATTAGTGATACCGGCATTGGCCTAGACGACAGTGATCTTACCGAAGCCTTGGGGACCATTGCACGTTCCGGAACCAAAGCCTTTATCGAACGCCTTGAAGAGGCCAAAGACAAAAAGGATGAAAAGCTAAACCTAATCGGCCAATTTGGGGTAGGGTTTTATTCGTCCTTTATGGTGGCAGACAAGGTTGAGGTAATCAGCCGTAAGGCGGGAACAGAGCAAAGTTTCCTTTGGTCCAGTGACGGCCAATCGGGCTATAGTATCGCGTCTGAAACCAGCCGTGAGACCGCCGGAACGACGGTGATCTTGCACCTGAAAAAAGATGCAAAAGAGTACATTGAAGACGCCCGTATTAAAACGCTGATCAAAAAATACTCGGACCATATACCCCATCCCATTACCCTGACCGGAACGGATGGTGAAAGCGCCGTGGTTAATTCGGCCGAAGCAATATGGACCAAAAGCCCCAAAGATATCAGTGCCGAAGACTATACGCAGTTTTACCAATCAAACAGCGGTAACTTCGACACCCCATTTATCACCATTCATAATAAATCCGAAGGCTCTTTAGAGTTTACCAACCTGCTGTTTATCCCCAATCAGGCGCCATTTGATCTTTTTGAACCTGAACGCAAAACCAAATTGCAGCTTTATATCAACCGGGTTTTCATCACCAGTGATCTAGGTGATTTATTGCCCCAGTGGTTGCGCTTTGTACGCGGGATCATTGATACACCCAGTCTTGATCTGAATGTCAGCCGCGAAATTTTGCAGCATAGCCCAACGTTGGCCAAGATCAAAAAAGCAATCACTAAAAAGGTGATGAGCGAGCTTGAAAAGAAACTCAAAAAAGACCCCGAAAGCTTCGACGCCTTCTGGCAAACCTTTGGCCGGGTTATAAAAGAAGGCCTCTATGAAGATCACGACAACCGTGATCGACTGTTGAAAATCAGCCGGCTGTATTCACATAAGCAGGATAAGTTTGTCACGCTGCAAGAATACGTGGATCAGATGGCTGAAAACCAAAAATCGATTTACTATTTGGCCTCGGAAAATCTAACATCTGCCAAACGCAGCCCGCATCTTGAGGGCTTTGCCGAAAATGGCATAGACGTGCTGCTGCTGACCGACCCGATCGACGAATTTTGGGTCTCTATGGTGCCAAATTTTTCCGACAAACCGCTGACATCAATTTCACGGGAAAAAGTCGATCTGTCAGAGTTTTCTGAAAGCGAGCAAACCCCGGAAAGCAAAGCATCCGAAGAAACCTATAGCGATTTGGTGCAAAAAACCAAAGATATCTTGGGCGAGGCTGTTTCAGATATAAGGATGTCCTCAACACTTACCAGTAGCCCAGCGCGCTTGGTTGCCGGCGAAGGCGGTTTGGACTTTAATCTTGAGCGGATTTTAAAGGCACAAAACCCCGATTATCAAGGCACTGCGAAAGTGCTGGAATTGAACCCGTCTCATCCTTTGATCGAGAAGATGAACGCCGCACTGGAAACAAATGTGGATGTGGTTGCAGACACTGCCCAGATACTGCTGCAGCAGGCGCGGATACTGGATGGTGAATTGCCCGATGATCCGGGTGAATTTGCCAAGCAAATGACAAATGTGATGCTCAACGCGTTATAA
- a CDS encoding MBL fold metallo-hydrolase yields the protein MPKLNPEIHSYFDEATNAACYIVKDPSSAACAVIDSIWDFDMASGRTHTAHADMLIDEISKNGWRLDWVIETHVHADHLSAAPYLVQQMGGKIAIGSNIDTVQKVFGKVFNAGTEFQMDGSQFDKLFDDRTYFKIGNMDVEVMHTPGHTPACVTYVIGNSAFIGDTLFMPDFGTARADFPGGSATDLYHSIQKILALPDDTTLYLCHDYKAPGRDEFCWQTTVAEQKANNVHVGGGKTEEEFVSFRTARDAQLSMPKLIIPSIQVNMRAGQLPPAEEDGEVYLKVPINRL from the coding sequence ATGCCAAAGCTTAATCCAGAAATTCACAGCTATTTCGATGAAGCCACCAATGCCGCCTGCTATATTGTGAAAGATCCAAGTTCGGCGGCCTGCGCGGTGATCGACTCGATCTGGGATTTTGATATGGCATCGGGGCGCACTCATACTGCGCATGCTGATATGCTGATTGATGAGATTAGCAAAAATGGCTGGCGACTAGACTGGGTCATCGAAACCCATGTCCACGCAGATCACCTATCTGCTGCGCCCTACCTTGTGCAGCAAATGGGCGGTAAGATCGCTATTGGGTCCAATATTGACACCGTACAAAAAGTCTTTGGCAAAGTGTTCAACGCGGGTACTGAATTTCAAATGGACGGCAGTCAGTTTGATAAACTTTTTGACGACAGAACCTATTTTAAAATCGGCAATATGGATGTTGAGGTGATGCACACGCCAGGCCACACACCGGCCTGTGTTACCTATGTGATAGGCAATAGCGCCTTCATCGGTGATACTTTGTTCATGCCTGATTTTGGCACGGCTCGCGCCGATTTTCCCGGCGGCTCGGCAACAGACTTATATCATTCAATTCAAAAAATACTGGCGCTGCCCGATGATACGACATTGTATCTTTGCCATGACTATAAGGCCCCCGGGCGCGATGAATTTTGCTGGCAGACCACTGTTGCAGAGCAAAAAGCCAATAATGTGCATGTGGGCGGGGGAAAAACGGAAGAAGAGTTTGTGTCCTTTAGGACCGCACGTGATGCCCAGTTGTCGATGCCAAAGCTGATCATTCCCTCGATCCAAGTTAATATGCGGGCAGGACAGCTGCCACCGGCAGAAGAGGATGGTGAGGTCTATCTCAAAGTGCCGATCAACAGGTTATAG
- a CDS encoding S-(hydroxymethyl)glutathione dehydrogenase/class III alcohol dehydrogenase yields MRTRAAVALEAGKPLEVMEVELDGPRAGEVLIEVKATGLCHTDEFTRSGDDPEGIFPAILGHEGAGVVIEVGEGVTSLEVGDHVIPLYTPECRECEYCLNPKTNLCQSIRSTQGQGLLPDGSTRFSMLDGTPIHHYMGCSTFANHTVVPEIALAKVRKDAPFDKICYIGCGVTTGIGAVINTAKVEIGSRAIVFGLGGIGLNVIQGLRLAGADQIVGVDLNEGKTDMARHFGMTDFVNPEKIEGDLVAHLVELTSGGADYTFDATGNVKVMRAALESAHKGWGESIIIGVAPAGAEISTRPFQLVTGRVWRGTAFGGASGRTDVPKIVDWYMDGKIEIDPMITHKLTLDQINHGFDLMHEGKSIRAVVEF; encoded by the coding sequence ATGCGAACAAGAGCCGCTGTAGCACTCGAAGCCGGCAAGCCATTGGAAGTGATGGAGGTCGAACTTGATGGACCACGCGCTGGCGAAGTCTTGATCGAAGTGAAAGCCACTGGTCTGTGCCATACCGATGAATTTACCCGATCCGGCGATGACCCAGAGGGTATTTTTCCCGCAATTCTAGGACATGAAGGCGCTGGCGTTGTGATCGAGGTTGGCGAAGGTGTCACCAGTCTTGAAGTAGGCGATCATGTAATTCCGCTTTATACGCCGGAATGCCGTGAATGCGAATACTGCCTCAACCCAAAAACCAACCTGTGTCAGTCTATCCGCTCGACCCAGGGCCAAGGGCTTCTGCCCGATGGCTCCACCCGGTTTTCGATGCTCGATGGCACCCCCATCCATCACTATATGGGATGCTCAACCTTTGCCAATCACACGGTGGTTCCGGAAATTGCGCTTGCCAAAGTGCGCAAAGACGCCCCGTTTGACAAGATTTGCTATATCGGCTGCGGCGTAACAACGGGCATCGGCGCTGTGATCAATACTGCCAAGGTCGAGATCGGCAGCCGGGCAATTGTTTTTGGCTTGGGCGGCATTGGTCTCAATGTCATCCAAGGGTTGCGATTGGCCGGAGCCGACCAGATTGTCGGAGTGGATTTAAACGAGGGCAAGACCGACATGGCGCGGCATTTCGGGATGACCGATTTTGTCAATCCTGAAAAAATCGAGGGCGACTTGGTGGCCCATCTTGTCGAGTTAACCAGCGGTGGGGCCGATTATACTTTTGATGCAACCGGAAATGTCAAAGTCATGCGCGCAGCGCTTGAATCAGCTCATAAAGGCTGGGGCGAAAGCATCATCATTGGCGTGGCCCCGGCAGGCGCCGAGATTAGCACCAGACCATTTCAGCTCGTGACCGGACGGGTCTGGCGCGGTACGGCCTTTGGCGGCGCTTCGGGGCGTACCGATGTGCCAAAAATCGTCGATTGGTACATGGACGGCAAAATCGAAATTGATCCAATGATCACCCATAAATTAACTCTTGATCAAATCAACCATGGGTTTGACCTAATGCATGAGGGCAAATCAATCCGTGCAGTTGTGGAGTTCTAA
- the fliD gene encoding flagellar filament capping protein FliD: MADSGNNIISKVNQSGSGIDLSSLVTSLVEAETSPLQSALTKKVDATNLSISSFGQLSSKMSDLSTNLTTLENTNARTTTSSGTAVSLTVTDETKAQDTNANIVVSALAKGQVVTYDLTHANLLNNSTVTAASAIDQGTLTFTKGGTNTTITINSTNNTVQGLVDAINAISGMQANLVDTSGSGGLALVIKSDTGTANAFTMTSSDTLTEFNTGSPAASNTSAQITLSVAAADASFTVDGLAVTRSTNSIADVFDGFQLDLNSVNSSATNVSSTIVATDARDRMQSFIDNINSVKSYLTTETKRGLNGAANGSLVGDITAQSILREISGLTTDPIAGYGASSVYLASLGVKTERDGSLSLDTTKFDAAITADPSLADIVFASKYSSTSSNATVTGSTTFPPKAGSYSFAYSSGNTATINSETITKVDNSNGQKVFNAASGDAKNISVTLLTDTATNATVRFGQSVIDRLQDYIANITSSSGSIITRTNSLNEELSNFTDEQADLDTKIESLTTAYNVKFGSMEALVTQLNKTGEYLTSMMDAWNKKD, encoded by the coding sequence GTGGCGGATTCCGGCAACAACATCATTTCCAAGGTCAACCAATCTGGCAGTGGGATAGATTTGTCGTCTTTGGTGACCAGTCTGGTCGAAGCCGAAACATCGCCTTTGCAATCCGCCCTGACCAAAAAAGTCGACGCCACCAACCTTAGCATTTCCTCTTTTGGTCAACTCAGCTCAAAAATGAGTGATCTGTCGACCAATTTGACCACGCTTGAAAATACCAATGCACGGACAACCACCAGTTCTGGAACTGCCGTGAGCCTGACCGTTACCGACGAAACCAAAGCACAGGATACAAACGCCAATATCGTGGTCAGTGCATTGGCAAAGGGTCAGGTTGTCACCTATGATCTGACCCATGCCAATTTGCTCAACAACTCAACTGTAACGGCAGCCAGTGCAATTGACCAAGGCACTCTGACCTTTACCAAAGGCGGAACCAACACAACGATCACGATCAACTCGACAAACAACACAGTTCAGGGGTTGGTGGACGCGATTAATGCCATTTCGGGCATGCAGGCCAATTTGGTCGACACCAGCGGCAGTGGAGGTCTGGCGCTCGTCATCAAATCGGATACGGGCACGGCCAATGCGTTCACGATGACCAGTTCGGACACGCTAACGGAATTCAACACCGGATCGCCAGCTGCCAGCAACACCAGCGCGCAAATCACGCTAAGCGTTGCAGCTGCCGATGCAAGCTTTACTGTCGACGGGCTTGCTGTAACCCGCTCGACTAATTCGATTGCCGACGTGTTTGATGGATTTCAGCTAGACCTGAATTCTGTGAACTCAAGCGCAACAAATGTAAGTTCAACCATAGTGGCCACCGACGCGCGTGACCGGATGCAATCATTTATCGATAATATCAACTCGGTCAAAAGCTATCTGACGACAGAAACAAAACGAGGTCTTAACGGAGCGGCCAACGGAAGTTTGGTGGGAGATATCACAGCCCAATCAATTTTGAGAGAAATATCAGGTCTAACAACAGACCCTATAGCAGGGTATGGCGCATCTTCTGTGTACCTTGCCAGTCTTGGCGTAAAAACCGAGCGTGATGGCTCTTTATCGCTGGATACAACCAAATTTGACGCAGCTATTACAGCAGATCCAAGTTTGGCAGATATTGTATTTGCCTCAAAATACTCCAGCACAAGCTCAAATGCCACTGTCACTGGGTCGACAACTTTCCCACCCAAGGCGGGGTCGTATAGCTTTGCTTACTCGAGTGGAAATACTGCCACGATAAATAGCGAAACCATCACCAAGGTCGATAATTCAAACGGCCAGAAAGTATTTAACGCTGCAAGCGGTGATGCGAAAAATATTTCAGTAACGCTGCTCACTGACACAGCCACCAATGCCACCGTTCGCTTTGGCCAAAGCGTTATTGACCGTCTGCAGGATTATATCGCCAATATTACCTCTTCTTCGGGCTCTATTATTACCCGCACAAATTCGCTCAACGAAGAACTGAGTAACTTTACAGATGAGCAAGCGGATTTAGACACGAAAATTGAAAGCCTGACCACAGCTTACAATGTAAAATTTGGCTCGATGGAGGCATTGGTCACCCAGTTGAATAAAACCGGTGAGTATTTAACTTCGATGATGGATGCCTGGAACAAGAAAGACTAG
- the flgB gene encoding flagellar basal body rod protein FlgB, with the protein MQVLKEYLGFSATALNLRERRNNIIGSNIANAATPNYKARDINFEQILKAKEGEGNLRNSSQRHFSFAGAGTSEKLQFRQSMNPSLDGNTVELSVEQMEFSENSLRYVSSLNFLNSRISGLMSAIRGE; encoded by the coding sequence ATGCAAGTTCTCAAGGAATATCTTGGATTTAGCGCCACCGCTCTTAACCTAAGAGAGCGGAGAAATAACATTATTGGCTCTAATATCGCGAATGCTGCAACGCCAAATTATAAGGCGCGGGATATCAATTTTGAACAAATTCTTAAGGCAAAAGAGGGCGAAGGCAATCTTAGAAATTCCAGCCAGCGCCACTTTTCATTTGCCGGTGCGGGTACCAGTGAAAAGTTACAATTCCGCCAATCCATGAACCCTTCTTTGGACGGAAACACAGTTGAGTTGTCTGTTGAGCAGATGGAATTTTCGGAAAATTCACTTCGATATGTATCCTCACTGAATTTTCTAAATTCCCGCATCAGCGGCCTTATGTCAGCGATCCGAGGTGAATAA
- the flgC gene encoding flagellar basal body rod protein FlgC gives MNGVKNIFDVVGRSMGAQMVRLNTIASNIANMESKASSPEEAYKPIRPVFKTVFGDNYEKMGVASVDAETIVALNREPEKVYEPGHPNADASGFVYKAPVNSDEEMVEMLEASRQYQNNLEVLSTVRALMMRTMNMGK, from the coding sequence ATGAACGGTGTTAAGAATATTTTCGATGTTGTAGGACGCTCAATGGGCGCACAGATGGTGCGATTGAATACCATTGCTTCCAACATCGCAAATATGGAAAGCAAAGCGTCCAGCCCCGAAGAAGCGTACAAGCCGATCCGCCCGGTGTTCAAAACCGTTTTTGGTGACAACTATGAAAAAATGGGTGTGGCGTCAGTGGATGCAGAAACAATTGTCGCGTTGAATCGCGAGCCTGAAAAAGTCTATGAACCGGGTCATCCAAATGCAGATGCCAGCGGCTTTGTTTATAAAGCCCCGGTAAATTCGGACGAGGAAATGGTCGAAATGCTTGAGGCCAGTCGTCAATACCAAAACAACCTGGAAGTCCTGTCAACTGTTCGCGCGCTAATGATGCGCACGATGAACATGGGCAAATGA
- a CDS encoding flagellar biosynthesis protein FlgJ: MDINNNMGAQAQRDLLDKLGIKSAEEVRNSSRDTLGQEEFLTLMTAQLQNQDPMEPMDNGDFIAQMAQFSTVTGITDMANSMKAMADELKQFRVASISNIMGNSVLVPGDVTVADRNGELHGVFELDKTAIDTRVNFVDAQSGELLKAKTMGPQASGLIGFEWRDLPAAYRDGGKEIRVEVMVNHGEGLENLQPSLFSKVVGAALNKDTGSTSLELENEQTVDASSVLRFRM; encoded by the coding sequence ATGGACATTAATAACAATATGGGGGCTCAGGCCCAAAGAGACCTGCTCGATAAGCTTGGTATTAAAAGTGCAGAAGAAGTGCGGAACAGTTCGCGCGATACATTGGGCCAAGAAGAGTTCCTGACTTTAATGACAGCACAGCTTCAGAACCAGGACCCCATGGAGCCAATGGATAATGGTGACTTCATTGCCCAAATGGCACAATTTTCAACCGTGACCGGGATCACCGACATGGCCAATTCGATGAAAGCCATGGCCGATGAGCTTAAACAGTTCCGCGTTGCCTCAATTTCCAACATCATGGGAAATTCAGTGTTGGTGCCGGGTGACGTAACGGTTGCAGACCGCAACGGTGAATTGCATGGGGTTTTCGAATTGGACAAAACCGCCATCGATACTCGGGTCAATTTTGTTGATGCCCAAAGTGGCGAGTTGCTGAAAGCCAAAACCATGGGTCCGCAAGCTTCTGGCTTGATTGGATTTGAATGGCGCGATTTGCCTGCTGCCTACCGTGATGGTGGTAAGGAAATTCGTGTCGAGGTGATGGTCAATCATGGAGAAGGGCTTGAAAATCTTCAGCCAAGCCTGTTCTCGAAAGTGGTTGGTGCAGCACTGAACAAAGATACCGGCTCAACCAGCCTTGAGTTGGAAAATGAACAAACCGTCGACGCGTCAAGCGTTCTTCGGTTCCGTATGTAA